The Syngnathus typhle isolate RoL2023-S1 ecotype Sweden linkage group LG11, RoL_Styp_1.0, whole genome shotgun sequence genome contains a region encoding:
- the dgkab gene encoding diacylglycerol kinase, alpha b isoform X2, with amino-acid sequence MAEGRHEQCAFTCFAWTEGCKYTAHSHCSNKNVEPCAPTFVKKKQELRVPSHDWVRSDRSSKCQVCKRKIKTLAGRRCVWCQQMRHDECVYTGLSTCSCGPLKDHILPPWTIYAHSKEQDTDLLNVTLDGNILQIGPIPDIHPLLVFVNPKSGGNQGERVLCKFQYLLNPRQVYNLSNGGPTPGLHFFRNLPNYRILACGGDGTAGWILDAIDKADLQVNPQVAILPLGTGNDLARCLRWGGGYDGSDLREILKDIESSELIQMDRWSIQVTPDDPKQVGDSVPYQIINNYFSVGSDASVAHRFHSMREKCPQKFNSRMKNKLWYLEFATSETLRSSCKNLTECLAIECCGKSLDLSTTSLSCIAVLNIPSIYGGSNLWGESSNPDGPPRVQNDEVITDPEVLKTTVQDMTDKRLEVVGLEGMIEMGQIYTGLKSAGHRLAQASQITIRTLQTLPMQIDGEPWLQPPCTIHITHKNQANMLMGPPAKPSGFFHFK; translated from the exons ATGGCTGAAGGGAGGCATGAACAATGTGCCTTTACTTGTTTTGCTTGGACTGAAG GTTGCAAGTATACTGCCCACAGTCATTGTTCCAACAAGAACGTTGAACCTTGTGCTCCtacttttgtcaaaaaaaaacaggaactgaGG GTGCCATCTCACGACTGGGTCAGATCCGACCGCAGCTCCAAGTGTCAAGTTTGCAAAAGGAAGATTAAAACTTTAGCTGGAAGACGTTGTGTGTGGTGCCAGCAAATG CGCCATGATGAGTGCGTCTATACCGGACTGTCCACCTGTAGCTGTGGGCCATTGAAAGATCATATCCTTCCACCATGGACCATCTATGCTCATTCTAAG GAACAGGACACCGATCTGTTGAACGTGACTCTTGATGGGAACATCTTACAG attGGCCCGATTCCTGACATTCACCCACTACTGGTATTCGTAAACCCAAAAAGTGGCGGAAACCAGGGTGAAAG AGTTCTCTGTAAATTTCAGTACCTGCTGAATCCGCGTCAAGTGTACAACCTTTCAAATGGAGGTCCCACCCCTGG actCCATTTCTTCCGCAATCTTCCCAACTACAGGATCTTGGCATGCGGAGGAGATGGCACAGCTGGGTGGATTTTGGATGCTATCG ACAAAGCTGACCTCCAGGTGAATCCGCAAGTAGCAATCCTGCCCTTGGGTACTGGCAATGACCTGGCTCGCTGTCTGCGCTGGGGTGGAG GTTATGACGGGTCCGATCTGAGAGAGATTCTGAAGGATATTGAGTCAAGTGAGCTGATTCAAATGGACCGCTGGAGCATTCAGGTGACACCAGATGATCCTAAACAAGTGGGAGACTCCGTGCCCTACCAGATCATCAATAACTACTTCTCAGTAGGATCG GATGCTTCTGTTGCTCATCGTTTCCACTCCATGAGAGAAAAATGCCCTCAGAAGTTCAACAGCAG aatgaaaaacaAGCTTTGGTATTTGGAGTTTGCTACATCCGAGACCCTTCGTTCGTCTTGCAAGAACCTCACAGAGTGTCTCGCCATTGAG TGCTGTGGTAAAAGTCTGGACCTGAGCACCACGTCGCTCTCGTGCATCGCTGTCCTCAACATACCCAGCATCTACGGAGGCTCCAACCTGTGGGGCGAGTCCAGTAATCCAGATGGTCCACCACGTGTGCAAAACGATGAAGTCATTACTGATCCAGAAGTTCTTAAGACAACAGTACAAG ACATGACCGATAAACGTCTGGAGGTGGTAGGCTTGGAAGGGATGATAGAAATGGGTCAGATCTACACTGGATTGAAGAGCGCCGGGCACCGATTGGCACAGGCGTCCCAAATTACAATAAG GACATTGCAAACCCTGCCCATGCAAATTGACGGAGAGCCGTGGTTGCAACCTCCTTGTACA ATCCACATAACTCACAAGAACCAAGCTAACATGTTAATGGGTCCACCGGCCAAGCCATCCGGTTTCTTCCACTTCAAGTAG
- the nab2 gene encoding NGFI-A-binding protein 2, with amino-acid sequence MSLPRTLGELQLYRVLQRANLLAYYETFIQQGGDDVQQLCEAAEDEFLEIMALVGMATKPLHVRRLQKALRDWAANPALFSQPVSSLPSLGGIPLFKVDSTGPSGSAGGPRKSLSNGQPGSPCEREDRACLTPMHSGSPRSPCSQASPQPPDSHYREKLSPMDPHWLSPEPDGNGTLPSAPGMEEDSPSPPHLPIGHPGPSTSPSSSSGPAPLSAWPGGQLDSETSRAVAESVERLLRTLPRSDATEVKSLLRINKKIAKTVGHIFNMGSQDAKKEEEIRKYSLIYGRFDSKRREGKLLTQHELIINEAAAQFCMRDNALLLRRVELFSLARQVARKCAYTSTLKHARSNVEENCAPSHKRARLEVTAPESTSSLLGADSAEASHQRADDDSLSAESPDSMSHDIMSSQCNKSPSPCPVTDSSNPPTWSRHLMQQTLMDEGLRLARMVSHDRATKVKLGSDGTPPTEHANKVPPRSPITACRSISPNVIKDSVNHRAK; translated from the exons ATGTCTCTGCCACGCACTCTTGGGGAGCTGCAGCTCTATCGGGTGCTGCAAAGGGCCAACCTGCTGGCCTACTACGAAACTTTCATCCAGCAGGGCGGCGACGACGTGCAGCAACTCTGCGAGGCGGCCGAGGACGAGTTCCTGGAGATCATGGCCCTGGTCGGCATGGCTACCAAGCCGCTGCATGTGCGTCGGCTGCAGAAGGCCCTCCGAGACTGGGCGGCCAATCCGGCCCTTTTTAGCCAGCCCGTTTCCAGCCTTCCTTCCCTTGGGGGGATCCCGCTCTTTAAAGTGGACAGCACGGGTCCCAGCGGATCAGCGGGTGGACCGAGGAAGTCTTTGAGCAACGGGCAGCCGGGGTCACCGTGCGAGCGGGAGGATCGGGCGTGTCTTACGCCCATGCACAGTGGGAGCCCCCGGAGCCCATGCTCTCAGGCGTCCCCCCAGCCACCAGACTCACATTACCGAGAAAAACTGTCCCCCATGGACCCGCACTGGCTCAGCCCAGAGCCTGATGGCAACGGCACCTTACCCTCTGCACCGGGAATGGAAGAGGATTCGCCCAGTCCGCCGCATCTACCCATAGGCCACCCCGGTCCCTCAACATCTCCAAGCTCATCTTCTGGCCCCGCCCCTTTGTCTGCCTGGCCCGGAGGACAACTAGACAGTGAGACGAGCCGCGCCGTGGCGGAAAGTGTGGAGAGACTCCTCAGGACTCTGCCCCGCTCCGACGCAACGGAAGTGAAGAGTCTGCTGAGGATAAACAAGAAGATTGCCAAAACCGTGGGACACATCTTTAACATGGGCTCCCAGGACGcgaagaaggaagaggagatccGCAAGTACAGCCTCATCTATGGACGCTTCGACTCCAAGCGGAGAGAGGGCAAACTACTCACGCAGCACGAG TTGATCATCAACGAGGCGGCAGCCCAGTTTTGTATGCGTGACAACGCCCTTTTACTCAGGAGGGTGGAACTCTTCTCTTTGGCTCGGCAGGTGGCGAGAAAATGTGCCTACACCTCCACTCTCAAGCATGCAAG GTCTAATGTGGAGGAGAACTGTGCGCCATCACACAAAAGAGCAAGACTCGAA GTGACTGCACCCGAGAGCACGTCGTCACTCCTCGGAGCAGACAGCGCCGAGGCCTCGCACCAGAGGGCCGATGATGACAGCTTGTCTGCAGAAAGTCCCGACAGCATGTCACATG ATATAATGAGCTCGCAATGCAACAAGTCGCCATCGCCGTGTCCCGTCACCGACAGCTCCAACCCGCCCACCTGGAGTCGCCATCTCATGCAACAAACGCTCATGGATGAAGGGCTGCGATTGGCTCGCATGGTGTCACATGATAGAGCCACCAAGGTCAAATTGGGGTCAGATGGAACTCCCCCCACAG AACATGCCAATAAAGTTCCTCCACGGAGCCCGATCACAGCGTGCCGAAGCATCAGCCCAAATGTCATCAAAGACAGTGTCAATCACAGAGCAAAGTAA
- the zgc:113184 gene encoding uncharacterized protein zgc:113184 isoform X1, whose amino-acid sequence MEAAYRDLYREFLRLRSLCLRQAALLHRLMTTLQMTKGAPNGDLTVERIQEVVAHFQGNPISAHKPAAQSDMYAFPQNEGTSRILAEDMSRLSMTAPDGKAQQKMSLGQDPLINKFSSDPPSGGGSHPDSKRMSLSDRQFLDFDVPSIPGRFLMSDVALQSLVCEFCQAVFPDHTTTRGEFLQHLHNHVT is encoded by the exons ATGGAGGCAGCATACAGAGACCTTTACCGGGAGTTTCTTCGTCTGAGATCTCTTTGTCTTAGGCAGGCAGCTCTATTGCACCGTCTCATGACAACCCTACAGATGACCAAAG GTGCTCCTAATGGAGACTTAACCGTCGAGCGTATCCAGGAAGTCGTAGCGCATTTCCAGGGAAACCCAATAAGTGCACACAAGCCTGCAGCGCAGTCTGATATGTATGCGTTCCCACAAAATGAGGGCACATCTCGTATCCTGGCTGAAGATATGTCCAGACTCAGCATGACGGCACCTGATGGCAAAGCACAACAAAAGATGTCATTAGGACAGGACCCTTTAATAAATAAGTTTTCCAGTGATCCTCCCAGTGGAGGCGGGAGCCATCCGGACTCCAAGAGG ATGTCTCTTTCAGACCGTCAGTTCCTCGACTTTGACGTCCCGAGTATTCCAGGTAGATTTCTGATGTCAGACGTGGCGCTTCAATCTCTCGTGTGTGAATTCTGCCAGGCCGTTTTTCCGGATCACACAACCACCAGGGGGGAGTTCCTGCAACATCTCCACAACCACGTCACCTAG
- the zgc:113184 gene encoding uncharacterized protein zgc:113184 isoform X2: protein MEAAYRDLYREFLRLRSLCLRQAALLHRLMTTLQMTKGAPNGDLTVERIQEVVAHFQGNPISAHKPAAQSDMYAFPQNEGTSRILAEDMSRLSMTAPDGKAQQKMSLGQDPLINKFSSDPPSGGGSHPDSKRMSLSDRQFLDFDVPSIPGFFQVREYQWHHRESQKNVNKTNKMTAGVSLAA, encoded by the exons ATGGAGGCAGCATACAGAGACCTTTACCGGGAGTTTCTTCGTCTGAGATCTCTTTGTCTTAGGCAGGCAGCTCTATTGCACCGTCTCATGACAACCCTACAGATGACCAAAG GTGCTCCTAATGGAGACTTAACCGTCGAGCGTATCCAGGAAGTCGTAGCGCATTTCCAGGGAAACCCAATAAGTGCACACAAGCCTGCAGCGCAGTCTGATATGTATGCGTTCCCACAAAATGAGGGCACATCTCGTATCCTGGCTGAAGATATGTCCAGACTCAGCATGACGGCACCTGATGGCAAAGCACAACAAAAGATGTCATTAGGACAGGACCCTTTAATAAATAAGTTTTCCAGTGATCCTCCCAGTGGAGGCGGGAGCCATCCGGACTCCAAGAGG ATGTCTCTTTCAGACCGTCAGTTCCTCGACTTTGACGTCCCGAGTATTCCAG GATTTTTTCAAGTAAGGGAGTATCAGTGGCATCATCGTGAGTCACAGAAGAAcgtcaacaaaacaaacaagatgACAGCTGGAGTGTCGTTGGCTGCTTGA
- the LOC133161802 gene encoding nuclear receptor subfamily 4 group A member 1-like — protein sequence MPCVQTQHVSLTHDTHFGSDLLNPDPGAKLAMDIGSQKEQLSTSLLPSINTLVGSGYVGEFDAFSCKIPASASTSTLSFGQSSVAGSLDCQMQNQAYKLDDLQVYGCYPGSFTLSCIDETLSSCGSDYYGSPGYPAASPPATGFQTLCAPLWDSTFSTYNSAPQADKQFFPFSPAPEQHSPVVPHQDAPFGQDEAFFMSSQQQVSSLLCPVMSIEHGARLVEGSAKIHNPALSEGRCAVCGDNASCQHYGVRTCEGCKGFFKRTVQKNAKYVCLANKDCPVDKRRRNRCQFCRFQKCLTVGMVKEVVRTDSLKGRRGRLPSKPKTVAEASSTTPSVNIISLLVRAHLDSNPSIGKLDYSKYQETVDKVSEKEDAGDIQQFYDLLTGSLEVIKTWAATIPAFSDFCTEDQQLLLESAFVELFILRLAYRSNPEKHKLIFCNGVVLHRLQCVRSFGDWIDSIMDFSQSLHRMNLDVSLFACLSALVIITDRHGLKEPKRVEDFQTNLISSLRAHVSGNRSEVSRTQPGYLSRLLGKLPDLRTLCTQGLQRIFYLKLENLVPPPPIVEKIFMDILPF from the exons ATGCCCTGTGTACAAACACAGCACGTATCCCTGACCCATGACACCCACTTTGGCTCTGACCTCTTAAACCCTGACCCGGGCGCCAAGTTGGCGATGGACATCGGTAGCCAGAAGGAGCAGCTGTCCACGTCGTTGTTACCCAGCATCAATACCTTAGTGGGAAGCGGCTACGTAGGGGAGTTTGATGCTTTTTCCTGCAAGATTCCCGCCTCGGCTTCCACGTCTACACTATCGTTCGGCCAGAGTTCAGTCGCTGGAAGTTTGGACTGCCAAATGCAGAACCAAGCCTATAAACTGGATGACCTCCAAGTGTATGGCTGTTACCCAGGCTCATTTACACTCAGTTGCATCGATGAGACTCTGTCGTCCTGCGGCTCTGACTACTACGGCAGTCCAGGCTATCCTGCCGCTTCCCCCCCAGCAACGGGCTTTCAGACACTCTGTGCACCTCTATGGGATTCCACTTTTAGCACCTACAACTCAGCACCTCAAGCTGATAAACAGTTTTTCCCCTTCAGCCCCGCACCGGAGCAGCACTCTCCCGTGGTGCCCCACCAGGATGCTCCATTCGGTCAGGACGAGGCTTTTTTCATGTCTTCTCAGCAACAAGTGTCTTCGCTCCTTTGCCCCGTCATGTCTATAGAGCACGGCGCCAGGCTCGTGGAGGGCTCTGCCAAAATCCACAACCCGGCTCTGAGCGAGGGCCGCTGTGCCGTGTGTGGAGACAATGCATCCTGTCAGCACTACGGAGTCCGTACTTGTGAAGGCTGcaaaggtttcttcaaa CGAACTGTGcagaaaaatgcaaaatatgttTGCTTGGCTAACAAAGACTGCCCAGTggacaagaggaggaggaaccgCTGTCAGTTCTGCCGTTTCCAAAAATGCCTTACAGTGGGAATGGTTAAAGAAG TTGTCCGGACAGACAGCCTGAAAGGTCGCCGAGGGCGTCTGCCATCCAAGCCCAAGACGGTAGCCGAGGCTTCCTCCACCACCCCCAGTGTCAACATCATTTCCTTGCTTGTACGTGCACATTTAGATTCCAACCCGAGTATCGGCAAGCTTGACTACTCCAAA TACCAGGAAACCGTGGACAAGGTATCGGAGAAGGAGGATGCTGGTGACATCCAGCAGTTCTATGACCTACTAACCGGCTCATTGGAGGTCATAAAAACCTGGGCTGCAACCATCCCGGCATTCTCTGACTTTTGCACAGAGGACCAGCAGCTACTTCTTGAGTCTGCCTTTGTTGAGTTGTTCATCCTACGCCTGGCATACAG ATCCAATCCAGAAAAGCACAAACTGATCTTCTGTAACGGCGTGGTCCTCCACCGACTGCAGTGCGTTCGTAGTTTTGGGGACTGGATCGACTCCATCATGGATTTCTCCCAGAGCCTTCACCGAATGAACTTAGACGTCTCTCTGTTTGCGTGCCTTTCCGCCCTCGTCATCATCACCG ATCGGCACGGCCTCAAAGAACCCAAACGTGTTGAAGACTTCCAGACCAACCTCATCTCATCTTTAAGGGCGCACGTGAGTGGAAACCGATCGGAAGTGAGCCGAACCCAACCCGGTTATCTCTCTCGGCTTCTGGGTAAGCTCCCGGATCTCAGGACTCTTTGCACACAGGGCCTGCAGCGCATCTTCTACCTAAAACTGGAGAACCTTGTCCCCCCTCCACCTATTGTGGAGAAAATCTTTATGGATATCCTCCCATTCTGA
- the zgc:113184 gene encoding uncharacterized protein zgc:113184 isoform X3 has product MEAAYRDLYREFLRLRSLCLRQAALLHRLMTTLQMTKGAPNGDLTVERIQEVVAHFQGNPISAHKPAAQSDMYAFPQNEGTSRILAEDMSRLSMTAPDGKAQQKMSLGQDPLINKFSSDPPSGGGSHPDSKRMSLSDRQFLDFDVPSIPAFTGYLSAAQCCVAEEGTPKLRIASENEGVN; this is encoded by the exons ATGGAGGCAGCATACAGAGACCTTTACCGGGAGTTTCTTCGTCTGAGATCTCTTTGTCTTAGGCAGGCAGCTCTATTGCACCGTCTCATGACAACCCTACAGATGACCAAAG GTGCTCCTAATGGAGACTTAACCGTCGAGCGTATCCAGGAAGTCGTAGCGCATTTCCAGGGAAACCCAATAAGTGCACACAAGCCTGCAGCGCAGTCTGATATGTATGCGTTCCCACAAAATGAGGGCACATCTCGTATCCTGGCTGAAGATATGTCCAGACTCAGCATGACGGCACCTGATGGCAAAGCACAACAAAAGATGTCATTAGGACAGGACCCTTTAATAAATAAGTTTTCCAGTGATCCTCCCAGTGGAGGCGGGAGCCATCCGGACTCCAAGAGG ATGTCTCTTTCAGACCGTCAGTTCCTCGACTTTGACGTCCCGAGTATTCCAG CTTTCACTGGTTATCTGTCAGCTGCTCAGTGCTGTGTTGCTGAGGAGGGAACACCGAAGCTAAGAATAGCCTCCGAGAATGAAGGCGTTAATTAG
- the dgkab gene encoding diacylglycerol kinase, alpha b isoform X1: MASSEDTGSTLTPVDFIQLQEYMQYSNLKVKDVIKEFQSGGRLAQHSSGENVDAEGLSLFLKTYLEVDDFPADLCHRLFRYFQNVGQNGSTKTTEAKGGVLLRDMSCYFSVLEEGQPREKLEFTFKLYDKDANGHLDSAEVDRIITQMMRAADYLGWDVTELRTVLKDMMTAIDVDANGTVTLEEWLKGGMNNVPLLVLLGLKVPQRDGQHIWRMKNFNKPAYCCVCQSMLLGLRKQGLCCTRCKYTAHSHCSNKNVEPCAPTFVKKKQELRVPSHDWVRSDRSSKCQVCKRKIKTLAGRRCVWCQQMRHDECVYTGLSTCSCGPLKDHILPPWTIYAHSKEQDTDLLNVTLDGNILQIGPIPDIHPLLVFVNPKSGGNQGERVLCKFQYLLNPRQVYNLSNGGPTPGLHFFRNLPNYRILACGGDGTAGWILDAIDKADLQVNPQVAILPLGTGNDLARCLRWGGGYDGSDLREILKDIESSELIQMDRWSIQVTPDDPKQVGDSVPYQIINNYFSVGSDASVAHRFHSMREKCPQKFNSRMKNKLWYLEFATSETLRSSCKNLTECLAIECCGKSLDLSTTSLSCIAVLNIPSIYGGSNLWGESSNPDGPPRVQNDEVITDPEVLKTTVQDMTDKRLEVVGLEGMIEMGQIYTGLKSAGHRLAQASQITIRTLQTLPMQIDGEPWLQPPCTIHITHKNQANMLMGPPAKPSGFFHFK, translated from the exons ATGGCCTCCTCTGAGGATACAGGAAGTACTCTTACACCTGTGGATTTTATCCAGCTGCAAGAATACATGCAAT ACAGCAATTTGAAGGTGAAAGACGTTATCAAGGAGTTTCAAAGTGGAGGCCGGCTGGCCCAGCACAGCTCTGGAGAG AATGTGGATGCAGAAGGATTGAGCCTCTTCCTCAAGACTTATCTAGAAGTCGATGACTTTCCTGCAGATTTGTGCCACCGCCTTTTCCGTTATTTCCAAAATGTTGGGCAGAATGGCTCCACGAAAACAACCGAGGCCAAAG GCGGTGTGCTTCTCCGTGACATGTCCTGTTACTTCTCAGTGCTGGAGGAAGGGCAGCCACGGGAGAAGCTGGAAT ttACTTTTAAACTTTATGACAAAGATGCTAATGGACACTTGGATAGCGCT GAAGTGGATCGGATCATCACACAGATGATGCGAGCGGCTGATTACCTCGGCTGGGATGTGACTGAGCTCAGAACT GTGCTCAAGGACATGATGACAGCAATTGATGTGGATGCCAACGGTACTGTCACACTGGAGGAATGGCTGAAGGGAGGCATGAACAATGTGCCTTTACTTGTTTTGCTTGGACTGAAG GTGCCGCAAAGGGATGGGCAGCATATTTGGAGAATGAAGAATTTTAACAAACCGGCCTACTGTTGTGTGTGTCAGAGCATGCTGCTTGGTCTCAGGAAGCAGGGACTCTGTTGCACCC GTTGCAAGTATACTGCCCACAGTCATTGTTCCAACAAGAACGTTGAACCTTGTGCTCCtacttttgtcaaaaaaaaacaggaactgaGG GTGCCATCTCACGACTGGGTCAGATCCGACCGCAGCTCCAAGTGTCAAGTTTGCAAAAGGAAGATTAAAACTTTAGCTGGAAGACGTTGTGTGTGGTGCCAGCAAATG CGCCATGATGAGTGCGTCTATACCGGACTGTCCACCTGTAGCTGTGGGCCATTGAAAGATCATATCCTTCCACCATGGACCATCTATGCTCATTCTAAG GAACAGGACACCGATCTGTTGAACGTGACTCTTGATGGGAACATCTTACAG attGGCCCGATTCCTGACATTCACCCACTACTGGTATTCGTAAACCCAAAAAGTGGCGGAAACCAGGGTGAAAG AGTTCTCTGTAAATTTCAGTACCTGCTGAATCCGCGTCAAGTGTACAACCTTTCAAATGGAGGTCCCACCCCTGG actCCATTTCTTCCGCAATCTTCCCAACTACAGGATCTTGGCATGCGGAGGAGATGGCACAGCTGGGTGGATTTTGGATGCTATCG ACAAAGCTGACCTCCAGGTGAATCCGCAAGTAGCAATCCTGCCCTTGGGTACTGGCAATGACCTGGCTCGCTGTCTGCGCTGGGGTGGAG GTTATGACGGGTCCGATCTGAGAGAGATTCTGAAGGATATTGAGTCAAGTGAGCTGATTCAAATGGACCGCTGGAGCATTCAGGTGACACCAGATGATCCTAAACAAGTGGGAGACTCCGTGCCCTACCAGATCATCAATAACTACTTCTCAGTAGGATCG GATGCTTCTGTTGCTCATCGTTTCCACTCCATGAGAGAAAAATGCCCTCAGAAGTTCAACAGCAG aatgaaaaacaAGCTTTGGTATTTGGAGTTTGCTACATCCGAGACCCTTCGTTCGTCTTGCAAGAACCTCACAGAGTGTCTCGCCATTGAG TGCTGTGGTAAAAGTCTGGACCTGAGCACCACGTCGCTCTCGTGCATCGCTGTCCTCAACATACCCAGCATCTACGGAGGCTCCAACCTGTGGGGCGAGTCCAGTAATCCAGATGGTCCACCACGTGTGCAAAACGATGAAGTCATTACTGATCCAGAAGTTCTTAAGACAACAGTACAAG ACATGACCGATAAACGTCTGGAGGTGGTAGGCTTGGAAGGGATGATAGAAATGGGTCAGATCTACACTGGATTGAAGAGCGCCGGGCACCGATTGGCACAGGCGTCCCAAATTACAATAAG GACATTGCAAACCCTGCCCATGCAAATTGACGGAGAGCCGTGGTTGCAACCTCCTTGTACA ATCCACATAACTCACAAGAACCAAGCTAACATGTTAATGGGTCCACCGGCCAAGCCATCCGGTTTCTTCCACTTCAAGTAG